The region GGGGAGTAATAAACCTCACGCGAGTATCACGTCAGTACATATATTCAAAAAATACAAAAGGTGGAGAAGCTTTTTTTTAGTCTTTATTCAGCACCGAATTATGTGCACTAACAGAGTTGTATGCCGCAAGCTCGTCTTTGGAGGTTTCTTTCTCAACAAGCGTAGTGAGTACTTCAATAATATCATCCGTTTGAGGTTGGTCAATTATATATGCCCCTCATCTGCCAGTTTCACATCCTTCGTTCGCATAGGTATCAGAGGACAGCAGGATACCACCCACGATCTGTATACTATGTGTTTCGACCCTTTTATTAAAGAGAATAAACTGCTATAACGACCGTTTTATATATACAGTCTCTGAGTGATATTTAAGACGGGAACCTGCCAGCTTAGCTCAGATTTACTCACAGATTTTCTCGTTACTTGCGTTACCTCTGACGGCAATCGATCCCAAATCTTGTAAAAGTTGACTGTTGGGCTTATGTGCTGCCTTTGTCCGAGTGAAATTGCGAGACAAAATCCTTGCGCGAGTGATTGAAATAACCGGTGACGCGAGATTGGCGAGATTACCCCTGCCGGCAGAGGGTTTGTTATCGCATATTGCTATGATTTAGCTTCCGAAGGCGGGGTTCTCACAGACGGCGTCGCTGGGTAAGCCGGGTTGTCGACGGTGACCATCACATCCAGTGCTGCGGCGAACTGATCGAGCAACAGGCCCAACCCGGCTGCAGTGACACCAGCCACGGCCAACACGGCGAGGGCGGCGTGGGCCAACGGTGGCGAGCCGTCGTGCCTGCTGAAGTAGCGATTTGGGTGGAGGAGGGCGAGACATCAGACCCATTCACCGGCCAGCCAACACGTTTCTTGTCGTTACAGGTGGGAAGCGCTTTCAGACACCCCGCGCTGGGTAGGGACATGAAGCAGGCAATCGTGGCCCGGACCGACCTCGGGATGGGCACCGGGAAGCTGGCTGCACAGGTGGCCCACGCCTCGCTGTCGGCCTACGAGGACGCCGACGACCGCACGCGGAAAGCGTGGAAGGGCAGCGGCCAGAAGAAGGTCGTGCTGAAAGGGAGCGGCGAGGACGAACTGTTCGAACTGGCCGATAAGGCCCGGCGTGAGGGGTTGCCAAACGCCATCATCCGCGACGCCGGCCACACCCAACTCGACCCGGGCACGGCGACAACCGTCGCCATCGGCCCGGGCGAGGACGAGGTCGTCGACCGGGTGACTGGACACCTCTCGCTCTACTGAGCGGGCCGCCG is a window of halophilic archaeon DL31 DNA encoding:
- a CDS encoding Peptidyl-tRNA hydrolase (PFAM: Peptidyl-tRNA hydrolase, PTH2~TIGRFAM: Peptidyl-tRNA hydrolase, PTH2~HAMAP: Peptidyl-tRNA hydrolase~KEGG: hvo:HVO_0659 hypothetical protein), which gives rise to MKQAIVARTDLGMGTGKLAAQVAHASLSAYEDADDRTRKAWKGSGQKKVVLKGSGEDELFELADKARREGLPNAIIRDAGHTQLDPGTATTVAIGPGEDEVVDRVTGHLSLY